Part of the Limihaloglobus sulfuriphilus genome is shown below.
CCGTCGCGATACTTCCTTTGGCATAGTCTAAGTTATTTACCCACGGGCTGATATCATAAGACTCGCAGCCCGGCGAGCTTTGCCGTATTCCAAGTATAATCCGAGAGATGAAATACACCGGAGCAGATGACCACGCGTGGCAGTGACTGCGGGTCGGGCCGCCGTCAGTGTGTTCATCACCAACGCTGCTGTTGGGGAAACATTCCCACACCGTAGTCGCTCCCGACTGAATCATAGGCAGGTACTTCTTGTGTATCGAATCAAATATCGCGTCATAAAGGCCCAGCTTCTCCAGGCAGTCATACTGATAGAATATCGCGAAGGGTGAGCCGACTTTTATCATTTCCGCGGACGGCTGGGCGGTATTCTTTATGCAGTCCTGAACCATATCCTGCTCACAGACATCATAAAGCAGCGAAAGAAAACTTGTGTGCTGGCTTATTGACTTGCTGATTGAGCCGTCATTATGTATGCTGTCCGGGTATGATCTCTTGTCTTTGTCCCAGAATTTGTTGATGCTGTCTTTGAGTTTGTCGTATTCCTGCTGCCAGAGTCTCTGAAATTCTTTTTCTCCGGTAACCTGGGCACATTTTACCGCCGCCTGAAGAGCCCCCGCCAGCAGAAGAGACGAATGAAAGACTGTATTATGACCCTGATCGATATCTGTCCAGTCAAACAAATTCCAGTGCGGCGCCGAATACAATCCGTCATCATTGATAAAACTCAGAGCCCCTTCAAGATTCTTTTTTACATAGGGCATATAATCTTTGAGGAACTTTTTGTCTCCGGTGTACCAGTAATGGTCCCAGACAGAAATACCCCAGAGAAAACTCCATGCCGGCAACAGACAGCCCCAGCTGCTGGGCACCTGGCTGTTAACTATCGGGTACTTTTCCAGTGATTCCGCCGCGAGCCTTATACAGCGAAGGGCTATATCATCGGCCCCGAAAAGCAGATTGCCAAAGAGCGACTCATTCCTGGCATCGCCCACCCAGAGTGTCTGCTCATACAGCGGACAGTCAACGTATGTATCCTGCATACAGAGTTTTACCGTGTACTCGGAGATCTCCCATATACGCTCAAGATTTGGGTTACTGCACTCAAAAGAGGCTTTATACTGCACGGGATATGTAGATTCAATCATGCCTACGCGGCGTATTTTGACAGGGTTTTTGACGTTTCGCAGAGTTACATACAGATACCTGCCGGAACGGGATTTAATCGAAGTGTAACAGTTTCGCCCCTGTTTTGTTATATACCGCAGTCCGTTAATATTATTCAATGTCCTCTGCGGGCGGGAATCATCAAATATGTATTCAACGCCAAAGATATCTACAACAACGCCGGCATCCGCCTCGAGATCAAACTCCCAGAAACCCAGGTTCTGCGTTCCAAGATCATATATAAGCTCAACGTCACCCTCGGGCGAGGGCTTAACAACAGTAACATCTGCGTTGTCACTGATACATGCCGCCGGCGAGGAGACATCAGCACAAGATTTCTGAATCTCTCTGTTCTGAAACTTCCAGCCGGTATTCTCTACAAACATCCGTTTTGATGAAAGGGTTTTCAGTGACTGTTCCAGATTTTCCAAAAGCGATTTTTTGTCTTTAACTTTCTTGAACAGAGAGTTTTTCTGCTTTTTATATCTGTCTTGCAGCAACCCCAGTTCAGGGTCTTTATCCTCCAGGAACGGCCACCACGTATCATCTTTGCTGAAGCTGTATCCCTTGAGCCTTATCCAGGCCCATGGATTTTCAAAGCCCGATTTAAGAGGATTTATCAACTTATATGCGGCATTGGCGCCAACAGATATTGTCCAGTCATGTGAATGGAACGGAATTAGATTCTCAGACATCGCAAAGATTAAATGCCTGCCGGCGGAGAGTCTGTATTTACCTGTCTTGTTAGTCCTTCCGTCAACGGATATACGCATTTCATGGCTTTTTACTGTCAAAGTCGCCGGTTTGCGAAACTCAATCAGGGTTGCCATACCGCAGGCTGTCTCTGTGTTGCAGTTGCTCGGGATAATGCCGCGGCCGCAGAGTCTTGCGGCGGGAACACAGAAGCTCTCACCCGGGGTATCTACAACATTTGAATCCACAAACCGCTTTAATGAATATGGCTGTAGAGTCAGCAGCGGTATATCGCGGGGAATCAGACCCTGCCACGGCCCTTTGTCCGCGGAACATATTTCTTTTGCCGGCGTAAACCGCAGGTTTTTATCAAGCCTGGCATCAACTAACTCAGCCGGCTCCATCTGGATAGATACTTTCGGCGTTTCGCTGATATACTGCTTAGCGGCGGCAGTCTTCCATGTCTTATCGCTGATGATCAGCGAAGTCTTTTTGCCGCGGCTGACTTCCATCTCAAAAAGCAGTCCCGGACGCTGATAATCGCCGTGAAAATCGCCAATACCAAAATGGCGGGCTATTATTGTTATCTCGTTATCACCCTTTTGAAGATAAATCCCGGCATCTATCACGTCATATTGGAAATGGCTGTGCCAGCTTCGGCACGGGCCGTCGCCGACCCACTGGCCGTTGATACAAAGCCGGTAATAGCTGTCAGCGGTTATTTTGATTTTAGCCGAATCAAATTTCGTGAGCCTGATATTTTTTTTTGCAATTATTGTATCGTTATACGCGCTGCGGCTGTGATGCCATATCCATTTTGCTTTCATGATTTTTCTTTTCTTTAAAATATTATTTCTCAGGATAATAATCGGGTCAGCAATTAACTAAAAAAGCCCCTTGTAAGATAAGGGGCTTATACTCAAAAAGCAAACTATTCTTCCTGTGAAACCGGTTTGCTTTCATTTTTCTCCGGGGCAGATTCGGGCTCTCCCGCTTCTGCCTCTGCCTTGTCTTCAGTTTCCGGCTCCGGCTCTTCCAGAAGAGAGTCATACGGTTTGATCAGTTTTTCAGCTGAGTATGACTCTATTTTATAAACCCAGCCCTTATGCCTGGCGGCGTAGTTCTGGGCGTTTTCGATGGCCAGAAGTTTTGCTTCTTTTTCCTTGAGCTCTTCTTCTGATTCCTCGCGGCGTTCTTTCATTATCTGCGTATCGCCTGTAAACTCCGCTTTTACTTTGAGGTAAGTATCTTCGCCGTCTTTGGCTATATCAAATGTATAGACCGTGGTATCCTTGAGTCTGCATACAAAAGCCGAATCAAACTTTAAATCAGATTTATCCGCCGCCGCGGCGACATCGCTGAAACTCAGATAGCTCAAAGCTCCGAGGATAGAATTAAGCTCACTTTGCTTTGCCTTTCTTCCCTCAGGCACATCTGATAATTCCGGCCCGCCACCGGCATTTGTAATACGGTAAGAACCGTCGGCGGACTTGACCTGAACGTACTCTATGTCATCTTTCTTGACATCGGCAAGCTGGGTATCCATATAATCTGTCGCAGATGTACGTATCCAAGGCCTGCTTTGCGTCAGATAGACATTGGCATCGTCAAGCATCTTCACATAAACGCCGCCGCCGTCGGCAGATTTGCCTATTGATATACCTGTTATGACTGAATCTTCGTTTCCAAGCAGCTTGACCGTGTTCGCGGCGGTTTCTTCGGTAACTTCGAGGTCGGCGTAATTATCCTGATTATCCGTAACCTGCTCTTTAACCCGTATATCCATCAAGTCGGTTATAAGGGTGTTTACCGCGCTTACTTTTGCCGGATACGAGCTTTTAGAGGGGATAACAAATTTTCCCTGCGATTTTTGGATTACCAGCTCATCATCAGCGGATTTTATGGATATCTTGTTGATCGATTCGGGGTTGAGCCCCTGAATCAAATAATCAACGCTGCCGCTTGGGGCCGGCCTCTTCTTAACGGCCTGCGATACAATAACCGCCAGAACGACCATCACTACCGCAATTATGCCTAATGTTGTCAGTTTTTTATCTGTCATTTTTTATCTCCAAAATACCTGTTAAAGTACTTATTGTTTATTTACATTCGCTATATAATGCCTTCTCTTGAGCGAGCGGTAAACCGCGAGCACAATCGCCACAACCAGTATTATCGCCGGTGCCAGCAGCATATTGATGTTGCGAAGTTTGTTTCCAAGCTCTTCAATCTTTTCGCGGCGCTGGAGCTTGACCTGCTGAAGCCGTTTCTCGGCCTCGCGGATCTTGAGCTCTAAGGCCTTTTTCTGCTCAAGAATAGCACTTCCGACGATGTCTTCTTCTCCCTGTTTGGCAGAAGAGACAATTTCCTGAAGCTCTTTCTGGAAGCCTTCGATCTGGGCTGTGATCTTTTTCTCTTCTTCAGCGGTCTCAGCCTCGGCCTGAGCCTCTATCTCATCGACAACCTCAAACGGACGGCGGTAATTGCCGCGGCTGCGTATCTTCATAAGATCGCTGGAACCGCTGAGATCTTCGATAGAGTTGAGCAGAAGAGTATTGTTGTCGCCGACCGATGCCATCCCAAGGAAAGTCCTCTGGAAAGCAAGCATATCCGAGATAAAGTCAACGTCGCTGTAAACAATAACCCCGCAGTCACTGCCCTGGGCAACTGCCTCAAGATGCTTTGTCTGCGGCTGCGCCTGGTCTGAATCCTGATTGGATTCTTCGCCTTCTTCGGATTCAACTGTAATATCAATGCCCTCAGGGAAAGCGGATTTAATATTGCCGCTTATCCGGTAGCCCATATAAACAGGCTCTGTACCAGGATAGAATTTATTTAACAGTCTGTCCGGATCGGGGTACATCAGCTCATAAGAGCCGCTGACCGAGATACTGTTACCCTTTGAAGTTGTCATCAGGATCGGATCAAGCTGCAGCGGCGAATCTTCTTCACGGATGTCTTTGAGCACACCGGCAAAAAGAACACGCACATCATTGAGATCCGACGACATAGCCAGATCCTCGTTGAAACAGCCCCGCTCCAGCCCCAGCAGGCCGATTAGCTTAACCGGCCTCTGATCCTGTCCCAGCGGTGTCAGCTGTGCAAGCTGCATATCCGCGGCGAATGTATTTGGCTGCATACTAAGCCCCCAGCTCTTGAGCAGCTCGGGCATATTGGAAGCCTGTGACTGAGGCATACCCTGCATAGCCGCCTGACGGTCGGGCTGATCGGCAAAACAGTGAGGATCAACACAGACAATAGCCCTGCCGCCCTTAACTATATACTGATCTATTGCGAAAAGCGTCTTTTCTTCAAGATCTTTTGGATGTATCACCAGCAGGATATCGATGCCGGAGATTTCCTCGGTATCGGCAGGAACAGTCTCTACTTCAAACTGCTGTCTAAGCTGCCCGACAAACCCCCAGGCCTCTTTGGGCTGCTGTCCCTGCATCCGCATCATCTGCGCCATGTAGCCGGTAACATCATCACCCATAACCGGCAGAGAGCTCAATACGCCGATCTTTTTCTTCTCACGGGTAATGGCGGTGTCAATCAGGAAGCTGATATCGTATTCTACGAAATTCTGCCTGTCAGGCGAGAAAAACGGTATCGTTTTCTGAACACCAAAACCGGTCTTAAGAATAAGCCCGAAGAAGAAATTCTCATCCTGGGTTATCGGGAATTTTTTCAGCCCGGCAGCCAGCGCCGTGCTTTCTTCATCAGAATACGGCCGCGGGTCGATCACCTCGAGGTTTATCATTCCGCCGGCGGCGGTTTCATACTCCTCAAGAAGCGAGCGCACAAATTCGAAGTAATTGTTATAGAATTTTATCTGGTCGGGACCTTTGACAGCGGCTGTACTTGCGTAATAAAGCTCGATGTCAATAGGCTGATTGATCCTGGATAGTATGGATTTAGTACCGTCTGAGAGGGTGTAAATCTTCTGTTCGGTAATATCTGCCTTTAGGCCCCTGCCGATATTTTCTGTAATTGTTATGGCCGAAAAGGTAATTATGAGAATAAACAAAACGGCCAGTATTGCTTTTATTGTTCTGTTCATCAGTTAGCCTTCCTTTCTTCAAGAATATAACCGCACGCTGCTATCCAGCCGATTATCAGGATAACGAAATAAGCCAGATCACTGAACCTTATCAGCCCCTTCTGCATCGAATCAAAGTGCTGCAGGAAGCTTAGCTGTGAGATTGCGTTGACCAGCCCGTTTGGCAGAAATGATGATAAAAAGTTCATCGTCGTAGGCATACCGGCAAAGACCAGCACAGAACAGGCCACAACTGCCAGAATAAAGCTGATTACCTGATTCCGGCTCACCGCTGAGAAGAAACTGCCGATCGCCAGAAATCCGCCCGCCATAAGAGCTGCGCTGACATAGCCGGCAAAGATCAGCCCGCCGTCCGGATCGCCCAGCCACGCAAGGGTCAGCGGAAACGGCAGCGTCAGCAGCAGGGCTATCACCAGAAACAGCCACGCCGCCAGGAATTTGCCCAGTACGGCTTGTTTTACTGTTATCGGCAAAGAAAGCAGAAGTTCAATAGAGCCGCTTTTACGCTCTTCTGCCCACAATCTCATCGACACCGACGGCACGATAAATATAAACAGCAGCGGCATATTGACAAAAAACAGCCTCATATCGAGCTGCCTGTTTTCAAAGAAACCCTGTTTAAAGGGGATATAACCGGAAAAAAACAAAAATATTACAAGGAACACATAAGCTACCGGTGTCGCGAAGTATCCCTTCAGTTCCCTTTTAAATACTGCAAGAAAACCACTCATTTTATTACCTCATTTAAACTTAAAGTGAATAATTTTGACCAAATTGTGAAAAAACCGGCTTTTGGGGGCATTCTCAATGCTCAAACCTGTTATTATCAGATCTGAA
Proteins encoded:
- a CDS encoding alpha-L-rhamnosidase C-terminal domain-containing protein, producing MKAKWIWHHSRSAYNDTIIAKKNIRLTKFDSAKIKITADSYYRLCINGQWVGDGPCRSWHSHFQYDVIDAGIYLQKGDNEITIIARHFGIGDFHGDYQRPGLLFEMEVSRGKKTSLIISDKTWKTAAAKQYISETPKVSIQMEPAELVDARLDKNLRFTPAKEICSADKGPWQGLIPRDIPLLTLQPYSLKRFVDSNVVDTPGESFCVPAARLCGRGIIPSNCNTETACGMATLIEFRKPATLTVKSHEMRISVDGRTNKTGKYRLSAGRHLIFAMSENLIPFHSHDWTISVGANAAYKLINPLKSGFENPWAWIRLKGYSFSKDDTWWPFLEDKDPELGLLQDRYKKQKNSLFKKVKDKKSLLENLEQSLKTLSSKRMFVENTGWKFQNREIQKSCADVSSPAACISDNADVTVVKPSPEGDVELIYDLGTQNLGFWEFDLEADAGVVVDIFGVEYIFDDSRPQRTLNNINGLRYITKQGRNCYTSIKSRSGRYLYVTLRNVKNPVKIRRVGMIESTYPVQYKASFECSNPNLERIWEISEYTVKLCMQDTYVDCPLYEQTLWVGDARNESLFGNLLFGADDIALRCIRLAAESLEKYPIVNSQVPSSWGCLLPAWSFLWGISVWDHYWYTGDKKFLKDYMPYVKKNLEGALSFINDDGLYSAPHWNLFDWTDIDQGHNTVFHSSLLLAGALQAAVKCAQVTGEKEFQRLWQQEYDKLKDSINKFWDKDKRSYPDSIHNDGSISKSISQHTSFLSLLYDVCEQDMVQDCIKNTAQPSAEMIKVGSPFAIFYQYDCLEKLGLYDAIFDSIHKKYLPMIQSGATTVWECFPNSSVGDEHTDGGPTRSHCHAWSSAPVYFISRIILGIRQSSPGCESYDISPWVNNLDYAKGSIATANGEIRLNWQRDGKTLSVNYSLPSGVKARFVPNESHKGLKVIVNGRKQRA
- a CDS encoding DUF4340 domain-containing protein, translating into MTDKKLTTLGIIAVVMVVLAVIVSQAVKKRPAPSGSVDYLIQGLNPESINKISIKSADDELVIQKSQGKFVIPSKSSYPAKVSAVNTLITDLMDIRVKEQVTDNQDNYADLEVTEETAANTVKLLGNEDSVITGISIGKSADGGGVYVKMLDDANVYLTQSRPWIRTSATDYMDTQLADVKKDDIEYVQVKSADGSYRITNAGGGPELSDVPEGRKAKQSELNSILGALSYLSFSDVAAAADKSDLKFDSAFVCRLKDTTVYTFDIAKDGEDTYLKVKAEFTGDTQIMKERREESEEELKEKEAKLLAIENAQNYAARHKGWVYKIESYSAEKLIKPYDSLLEEPEPETEDKAEAEAGEPESAPEKNESKPVSQEE
- a CDS encoding GldG family protein, with product MNRTIKAILAVLFILIITFSAITITENIGRGLKADITEQKIYTLSDGTKSILSRINQPIDIELYYASTAAVKGPDQIKFYNNYFEFVRSLLEEYETAAGGMINLEVIDPRPYSDEESTALAAGLKKFPITQDENFFFGLILKTGFGVQKTIPFFSPDRQNFVEYDISFLIDTAITREKKKIGVLSSLPVMGDDVTGYMAQMMRMQGQQPKEAWGFVGQLRQQFEVETVPADTEEISGIDILLVIHPKDLEEKTLFAIDQYIVKGGRAIVCVDPHCFADQPDRQAAMQGMPQSQASNMPELLKSWGLSMQPNTFAADMQLAQLTPLGQDQRPVKLIGLLGLERGCFNEDLAMSSDLNDVRVLFAGVLKDIREEDSPLQLDPILMTTSKGNSISVSGSYELMYPDPDRLLNKFYPGTEPVYMGYRISGNIKSAFPEGIDITVESEEGEESNQDSDQAQPQTKHLEAVAQGSDCGVIVYSDVDFISDMLAFQRTFLGMASVGDNNTLLLNSIEDLSGSSDLMKIRSRGNYRRPFEVVDEIEAQAEAETAEEEKKITAQIEGFQKELQEIVSSAKQGEEDIVGSAILEQKKALELKIREAEKRLQQVKLQRREKIEELGNKLRNINMLLAPAIILVVAIVLAVYRSLKRRHYIANVNKQ
- a CDS encoding ABC transporter permease, which encodes MSGFLAVFKRELKGYFATPVAYVFLVIFLFFSGYIPFKQGFFENRQLDMRLFFVNMPLLFIFIVPSVSMRLWAEERKSGSIELLLSLPITVKQAVLGKFLAAWLFLVIALLLTLPFPLTLAWLGDPDGGLIFAGYVSAALMAGGFLAIGSFFSAVSRNQVISFILAVVACSVLVFAGMPTTMNFLSSFLPNGLVNAISQLSFLQHFDSMQKGLIRFSDLAYFVILIIGWIAACGYILEERKAN